In a genomic window of Streptococcus oralis subsp. tigurinus:
- a CDS encoding cell division protein FtsQ/DivIB: MSKDKKKESNQKQELSEWQKRNQEYLKKKAEEEAALAEEKEKEKQARMGKNSKSLEESKKSSSDSDQNETVPDEESSEKEEKSQKDDSKVKEEKEKKKEKTEKPAKPKIAPVHIWRAVSILVPSVLVLLFSVYLLTPLSTIKNIEVKGNSNTQADDIKQASGIQDSDYTLALLLDKETYAERIKSNHWIESAKIDYQFPTNFTIEVKEFDIVGYYVSGEEYYPILSSGAVESTPVNRLNLPETYLTVTFNDEQQVKDLISGLSSISEDIKSKIQKIELAPSKATADLLKITMLDTDEILVPLSELSKKLPYYSKIKPQLSEPSVVDMEAGVYSYTIADKLIEEAEEKAKQEAQEAEKKKQEEEKKKQEEQRNQSQTSQQSQSR; encoded by the coding sequence ATGTCAAAGGATAAGAAAAAAGAATCAAACCAGAAGCAAGAATTGTCTGAATGGCAGAAACGAAACCAGGAATACCTAAAGAAGAAGGCTGAGGAAGAAGCTGCCCTAGCTGAGGAGAAGGAAAAGGAAAAACAGGCTCGAATGGGGAAAAACTCTAAGTCGTTAGAGGAAAGTAAGAAGTCATCAAGTGATTCCGACCAGAACGAAACTGTTCCAGACGAAGAATCATCCGAAAAAGAAGAAAAATCTCAAAAGGATGATTCTAAAGTCAAAGAAGAAAAAGAGAAGAAAAAAGAAAAAACAGAGAAACCAGCCAAACCTAAAATTGCGCCTGTTCATATTTGGCGAGCTGTGAGTATCTTGGTACCGAGTGTCCTAGTCCTCCTTTTTTCAGTCTATCTGTTGACTCCACTTTCGACCATCAAAAATATCGAGGTTAAGGGAAATAGTAACACGCAGGCGGATGACATCAAACAGGCTTCTGGAATTCAAGATAGTGACTATACTTTAGCTCTATTGTTGGATAAAGAAACATACGCTGAGCGAATCAAGTCTAACCATTGGATAGAATCAGCGAAGATTGACTATCAATTTCCGACTAACTTTACGATTGAGGTTAAGGAGTTTGATATTGTCGGTTATTATGTGTCTGGTGAAGAGTATTATCCAATTCTTTCTAGTGGTGCGGTTGAGTCAACTCCTGTAAATCGCTTAAACTTGCCTGAGACTTATCTGACAGTTACCTTTAATGACGAGCAGCAGGTGAAGGATCTGATTTCGGGTCTTTCTAGCATCAGTGAGGATATCAAGAGTAAAATCCAGAAGATCGAACTAGCTCCAAGTAAGGCAACTGCCGATCTTCTAAAAATCACCATGCTGGATACAGATGAAATATTGGTTCCCTTGTCAGAGTTGAGTAAAAAATTGCCTTATTACAGCAAAATCAAGCCCCAATTGTCAGAACCGAGTGTAGTCGATATGGAAGCTGGAGTATACAGCTATACGATAGCGGATAAACTGATAGAAGAGGCTGAGGAAAAAGCCAAACAAGAGGCACAGGAAGCTGAGAAGAAAAAACAGGAAGAAGAAAAGAAAAAACAAGAAGAACAGAGAAATCAAAGCCAAACGAGCCAGCAATCACAGAGTCGTTAG
- the pyrF gene encoding orotidine-5'-phosphate decarboxylase, whose translation MREYRPVIALDFPSFEAVKEFLSLFPVEESLYLKVGMELYYAEGPEVVRYLKSLGHSVFLDLKLHDIPNTVKSAMKVLSQLGVDMTNVHAAGGVEMMKAAREGLGKEAKLIAVTQLTSTSEEQMRDFQNIQTSLQESVIHYAKKTAEAGLDGVVCSAQEVKLIKEATSKDFICLTPGIRPAGAAVGDQKRVMTPADAYQIGSDYIVVGRPITQAEDPVVAYHAIKNEWNQD comes from the coding sequence ATGCGTGAATATCGTCCAGTTATTGCTCTTGATTTTCCTAGTTTTGAGGCAGTCAAGGAATTTTTATCTCTTTTCCCAGTAGAAGAAAGTCTTTATCTAAAAGTAGGGATGGAGCTTTATTATGCGGAAGGTCCAGAAGTTGTCCGTTATTTGAAGTCACTGGGGCATAGTGTCTTTTTGGACCTTAAGCTACATGACATTCCAAATACAGTCAAATCTGCTATGAAGGTCTTATCTCAGCTTGGTGTAGACATGACCAATGTTCATGCTGCTGGGGGTGTAGAGATGATGAAGGCTGCGCGTGAAGGTCTTGGAAAAGAAGCAAAATTGATTGCTGTCACTCAATTGACTTCAACTTCTGAAGAACAAATGAGAGACTTTCAAAATATCCAAACCAGTCTTCAAGAATCGGTCATTCACTATGCCAAGAAGACAGCTGAAGCGGGCTTGGACGGTGTCGTTTGCTCAGCTCAGGAAGTCAAGCTTATCAAAGAAGCAACAAGCAAAGATTTTATCTGTTTGACACCGGGAATTCGTCCAGCGGGAGCTGCGGTAGGAGACCAAAAACGTGTCATGACGCCAGCGGACGCCTATCAAATCGGTAGTGACTATATCGTAGTGGGACGTCCTATTACCCAAGCTGAGGATCCTGTTGTAGCTTATCATGCTATCAAGAATGAATGGAACCAAGACTGA
- the pyrE gene encoding orotate phosphoribosyltransferase produces the protein MTLAKDIASHLLKIQAVYLKPEEPFTWASGIKSPIYTDNRVTLAYPETRTLIENGFVEAIKAEFPEVEVIAGTATAGIPHGAIIADKMNLPFAYIRSKPKDHGAGNQIEGRVAQGQKMVVVEDLISTGGSVLEAVAAAKREGADVLGVVAIFSYQLPKADKNFAEAGVKLVTLSNYSELIHLAQEEGYITPEGLDLLKRFKEDQENWQNA, from the coding sequence ATGACACTTGCTAAAGATATCGCTAGCCACCTCTTGAAAATCCAAGCCGTTTACCTCAAACCAGAGGAGCCTTTCACTTGGGCATCTGGTATCAAATCGCCGATTTATACTGACAACCGTGTGACGCTTGCCTATCCAGAAACTCGTACCCTAATTGAAAATGGTTTTGTGGAAGCTATTAAAGCAGAATTTCCAGAAGTAGAAGTGATTGCAGGAACTGCGACAGCAGGAATTCCTCACGGAGCTATTATCGCTGACAAGATGAACTTGCCTTTTGCCTACATCCGCAGCAAACCAAAAGATCACGGAGCTGGTAATCAAATCGAAGGCCGTGTAGCTCAAGGGCAAAAGATGGTTGTTGTTGAAGACCTCATTTCAACGGGTGGGTCTGTTCTTGAAGCCGTAGCAGCTGCTAAACGTGAAGGAGCCGATGTTCTTGGTGTCGTAGCGATTTTCAGCTATCAATTGCCAAAAGCAGATAAGAATTTTGCGGAAGCTGGTGTGAAATTGGTGACACTTTCAAACTACAGTGAGCTGATCCATCTAGCCCAAGAAGAAGGTTATATCACGCCAGAAGGACTCGACCTCCTAAAACGCTTTAAAGAAGACCAAGAAAATTGGCAAAATGCCTAA
- a CDS encoding cysteine ABC transporter substrate-binding protein, whose product MKLLKPILTVFALAFALIFVTACSSSGSSDASSGKKTAKARTIDEIKKSGELRIAVFGDKKPFGYVDNDGSYQGYDIELGNQLAQDLGVKVKYVSVDAANRAEYLISNKVDITLANFTVTDERKKQVDFALPYMKVSLGVVSPKDKVIKDVKELEGKTLIVTKGTTAETYFEKNHPEVKLQKYDQYSDAYQALLDGRGDAFSTDNTEVLAWALENKGYEVGISSLGDPDTIAPAVQKGNQELLDYINQEIEKLGKENFFHKAYEKTLHPTYGDAAKADDLVVEGGKVD is encoded by the coding sequence ATGAAACTACTCAAACCAATTCTAACTGTTTTTGCCCTAGCCTTTGCGCTTATCTTTGTCACAGCTTGTAGCTCAAGTGGAAGCTCTGATGCTTCATCAGGAAAAAAAACCGCCAAGGCCCGCACTATCGACGAAATCAAAAAAAGCGGTGAGCTTCGAATCGCGGTATTTGGTGACAAAAAACCATTTGGTTATGTTGACAACGACGGTTCCTACCAAGGATACGATATCGAATTGGGTAACCAATTAGCCCAAGACTTGGGAGTAAAGGTTAAATACGTCTCTGTTGATGCTGCCAACCGCGCTGAATACTTGATTTCAAACAAGGTGGATATCACCCTTGCCAACTTCACAGTTACTGACGAACGAAAGAAGCAAGTTGATTTTGCCCTTCCTTACATGAAAGTTTCCCTCGGTGTCGTGTCACCAAAAGATAAAGTCATCAAAGACGTTAAAGAATTAGAAGGCAAAACCTTGATTGTTACAAAGGGAACGACTGCTGAAACTTATTTTGAGAAAAATCACCCAGAAGTAAAACTCCAAAAATACGACCAATATAGCGATGCCTACCAAGCCCTTCTTGACGGACGTGGAGATGCCTTCTCTACTGACAATACGGAAGTCCTAGCTTGGGCACTTGAAAACAAAGGATATGAAGTCGGAATTTCTTCCCTCGGAGATCCAGATACTATTGCGCCAGCAGTCCAAAAAGGTAACCAAGAACTACTCGACTACATCAACCAAGAAATTGAAAAACTTGGTAAAGAAAACTTCTTCCACAAAGCTTATGAAAAAACACTTCACCCAACCTACGGTGACGCTGCTAAGGCAGATGATCTAGTTGTTGAAGGTGGAAAAGTAGACTAA
- a CDS encoding amino acid ABC transporter ATP-binding protein, producing the protein MSETILEIKELKKSFGDNPILQGLSLDIKKGEVVVILGPSGCGKSTLLRCLNGLESIQGGDILLDGQSIVANKKDFHLVRQKIGMVFQSYELFPHLDVLQNLVLGPIKAQGRDKKEVTEEALQLLERVGLLDKKDSFARQLSGGQKQRVAIVRALLMHPEIILFDEVTASLDPEMVREVLELINDLAQEGRTMILVTHEMQFAQAIADRIIFLDQGKIAEEGTAQEFFTNPQTKRAQEFLNVFDFSQFGSYL; encoded by the coding sequence ATGTCTGAAACTATCTTAGAAATCAAGGAACTCAAAAAATCCTTTGGAGACAATCCCATCCTCCAAGGACTTTCTCTAGATATCAAAAAAGGGGAAGTTGTGGTTATTCTGGGTCCATCTGGTTGTGGGAAAAGTACCCTCCTTCGTTGCCTTAATGGCTTAGAAAGTATTCAAGGTGGAGATATCCTGCTGGATGGTCAGTCTATCGTTGCAAATAAAAAAGATTTTCACCTAGTTCGCCAAAAGATTGGCATGGTCTTTCAAAGTTATGAACTCTTTCCCCATTTGGATGTTCTACAAAACCTCGTCCTTGGTCCTATCAAGGCTCAGGGAAGAGACAAGAAGGAAGTAACGGAAGAAGCCTTGCAACTACTGGAACGTGTGGGTTTGCTCGATAAAAAAGACAGTTTTGCTCGCCAATTATCTGGTGGACAGAAACAACGAGTGGCGATTGTCCGTGCCCTGCTCATGCATCCAGAAATTATCCTCTTTGACGAAGTGACGGCTTCACTGGATCCAGAAATGGTGCGTGAAGTTCTGGAACTCATCAATGACTTGGCTCAAGAAGGGCGCACCATGATTCTGGTAACCCACGAAATGCAGTTTGCCCAAGCTATTGCAGATCGGATAATCTTTCTCGACCAAGGGAAAATCGCTGAAGAAGGAACGGCTCAGGAATTCTTCACTAATCCACAAACCAAACGAGCACAGGAATTTTTAAACGTCTTTGACTTTAGCCAGTTCGGCTCATATCTATAA
- a CDS encoding amino acid ABC transporter permease → MQDSGIQVLFQGNNLLRILQGLGVTIGISILSVLLSMMFGTVMGIVMTSHSRVVRFLTRLYLEFIRIMPQLVLLFIVYFGLARNFNINISGETSAIIVFTLWGTAEMGDLVRGAITSLPKHQFESGQALGLTNVQLYYHIIIPQVLRRLLPQAINLVTRMIKTTSLVVLIGVVEVTKVGQQIIDSNRLTIPTASFWIYGTILVLYFAVCFPISKLSTHLEKHWRN, encoded by the coding sequence ATGCAGGATTCGGGAATTCAAGTACTCTTTCAGGGAAATAATCTCCTGAGAATCTTACAGGGATTGGGTGTCACGATTGGGATATCCATCCTGTCTGTCCTCTTATCCATGATGTTCGGAACAGTCATGGGAATTGTCATGACCTCCCATTCTAGAGTCGTACGCTTCTTGACACGATTGTATCTGGAATTCATCCGTATCATGCCCCAGCTGGTGTTGCTCTTCATCGTTTACTTTGGCTTGGCTCGAAACTTTAATATCAATATCTCAGGTGAGACTTCAGCTATTATTGTTTTCACCCTCTGGGGAACAGCTGAAATGGGGGACTTGGTCCGTGGAGCTATCACTTCCCTTCCTAAGCATCAGTTTGAAAGTGGACAGGCGCTCGGCTTGACCAATGTTCAACTTTACTATCATATCATCATCCCACAGGTTTTGAGAAGATTGCTGCCACAAGCCATCAATCTTGTTACTCGGATGATCAAAACCACTTCCTTGGTTGTCTTGATTGGGGTTGTTGAAGTGACCAAGGTTGGACAACAAATCATCGATAGCAATCGCCTGACCATCCCAACCGCTTCCTTTTGGATTTATGGAACCATTCTGGTCCTGTATTTCGCAGTCTGTTTTCCTATTTCCAAACTATCCACTCACCTGGAAAAACATTGGAGGAATTAA
- a CDS encoding amino acid ABC transporter permease, with translation MDWSIVEQYLPLYQKAFLLTLHIAVWGILGSFLLGLIVSIIRHYRIPVFAQVATAYIELSRNTPLLIQLFFLYFGLPRIGIVLSSEVCATLGLVFLGGSYMAESFRSGLEAVSQTQHEIGLAIGLTPFQVFRYVVLPQATAVALPSFSANVIFLIKETSVFSAVALADLMYVAKDLIGLYYETDIALAMLVVAYLMMLLPISLVFSWIERRLRHAGFGNSSTLSGK, from the coding sequence TTGGATTGGTCCATTGTTGAACAATATCTACCACTATATCAAAAGGCATTCCTTCTAACCTTGCATATTGCAGTTTGGGGAATTTTGGGATCCTTTCTGCTCGGTTTAATCGTTAGTATCATCCGACATTATCGAATTCCTGTTTTTGCGCAAGTAGCGACAGCCTACATTGAATTATCGCGTAATACGCCCCTTTTGATTCAACTCTTCTTTCTCTACTTCGGTCTTCCCCGAATTGGGATTGTCCTATCTTCAGAAGTCTGTGCCACTTTAGGACTGGTTTTTTTAGGAGGCTCCTATATGGCTGAATCTTTCAGAAGCGGACTGGAAGCAGTCAGTCAAACTCAGCATGAGATTGGTTTAGCCATTGGGCTTACACCGTTTCAAGTTTTTCGCTACGTGGTTCTGCCGCAAGCAACAGCGGTGGCCCTACCGTCTTTTAGTGCCAATGTCATTTTCCTCATCAAGGAAACCTCTGTTTTCTCAGCAGTGGCTTTGGCCGACCTCATGTACGTCGCCAAGGACTTGATTGGGCTCTACTATGAGACAGACATTGCGCTAGCTATGTTGGTAGTTGCTTATCTGATGATGCTTCTCCCCATCTCACTGGTCTTTAGCTGGATAGAAAGGAGGCTCCGCCATGCAGGATTCGGGAATTCAAGTACTCTTTCAGGGAAATAA
- the lctO gene encoding L-lactate oxidase, with protein sequence MSYKTSNAEGPVDFINTYDLEPMAQQVIPKAAFGYIASGAEDTFTLRENIRAFNHKLIVPHTLCDVENPSTEIEFAGEKLSSPIIMAPVAAHKLANEQGEVATARGVHEFGSLYTTSSYSTVDLPEITEALQGTPHWFQFYFSKDDGINRHIMDRVKAEGYKAIVLTADATVGGNREVDKRNGFIFPVGMPIVEEYLPEGAGKSMDFVYKSAKQRLSPRDVEFIAEYSGLPVYVKGPQCREDVERSLAAGASGIWVTNHGGRQIDGGPASFDSLQEVAEAVDKRVPIVFDSGVRRGQHVFKALASGADLVAIGRPVIYGLALGGSVGVRQVFEHLNAELKTVMQLSGTQTIEDVKHFKLRHNPYNPTFPVDPRDLKLY encoded by the coding sequence ATGTCATACAAAACAAGCAATGCAGAAGGACCTGTAGATTTCATCAATACCTATGATTTGGAGCCAATGGCGCAACAAGTTATTCCTAAAGCAGCATTTGGCTATATCGCCAGTGGGGCGGAAGATACTTTCACTTTGCGGGAGAATATCCGCGCCTTTAACCACAAGCTCATCGTTCCTCATACGCTTTGTGATGTTGAAAATCCAAGTACAGAGATTGAATTTGCAGGTGAAAAATTATCTTCACCAATTATTATGGCGCCTGTTGCGGCTCATAAATTAGCAAATGAACAGGGTGAAGTGGCGACTGCGCGTGGTGTGCATGAGTTCGGTTCCCTCTATACAACCAGCTCTTACTCTACTGTAGACCTCCCAGAAATTACGGAAGCCCTTCAAGGGACACCTCACTGGTTCCAATTTTACTTTAGTAAGGATGACGGGATCAACCGCCACATCATGGACCGTGTGAAGGCTGAAGGCTACAAAGCGATTGTCTTGACGGCGGACGCTACTGTAGGGGGCAATCGTGAGGTCGACAAGCGTAATGGATTCATCTTCCCAGTTGGCATGCCCATTGTTGAAGAATACCTTCCAGAAGGAGCTGGTAAATCAATGGACTTTGTTTACAAATCAGCTAAACAACGACTATCTCCACGAGATGTAGAATTTATCGCTGAATACTCAGGATTACCAGTTTACGTTAAAGGACCACAATGCCGCGAGGACGTTGAACGTTCGCTTGCTGCAGGAGCTTCTGGTATTTGGGTAACCAACCACGGTGGTCGCCAAATCGACGGTGGACCAGCATCCTTTGACTCGCTTCAAGAAGTGGCTGAAGCAGTTGATAAACGAGTACCAATTGTCTTTGACTCTGGTGTTCGTCGCGGTCAGCACGTCTTTAAAGCCTTGGCTTCAGGAGCAGACTTGGTAGCCATTGGCCGCCCTGTAATCTATGGTTTGGCTCTCGGTGGTAGTGTTGGTGTGCGTCAAGTCTTTGAACACTTGAATGCAGAATTGAAGACAGTCATGCAGTTGTCTGGAACTCAGACTATTGAGGATGTCAAACACTTCAAACTCCGTCACAACCCATACAACCCAACCTTCCCAGTTGACCCACGTGACTTAAAATTGTATTGA
- a CDS encoding CopY/TcrY family copper transport repressor, which yields MQISDAEWQVMKIIWMQGEQTSSDLIRVLAERFDWSKSTIQTLLARLVEKECLTRKKVGKSFVYSALLTLDQSRDLLVQDIKDKVCSRRIKNLLADLIAECDFTQADLEDLEAVISEKKSSAVTEVKCNCM from the coding sequence ATGCAGATTTCAGATGCAGAATGGCAGGTCATGAAGATTATCTGGATGCAGGGCGAGCAGACCAGTAGCGATTTGATCAGGGTTCTGGCGGAACGGTTTGACTGGTCCAAGTCAACCATTCAAACTCTTTTGGCTCGTTTGGTTGAGAAAGAGTGTCTGACAAGGAAAAAAGTGGGCAAGTCCTTTGTTTATTCGGCGCTTTTAACTCTAGACCAAAGCCGAGACTTGCTTGTCCAAGATATCAAGGACAAGGTTTGTTCTCGTAGGATTAAGAACTTGTTGGCTGATTTGATTGCTGAATGTGATTTTACTCAGGCTGACTTGGAAGACTTAGAAGCTGTGATTTCTGAGAAGAAATCAAGCGCTGTAACAGAAGTAAAATGTAATTGTATGTAA
- a CDS encoding cupredoxin domain-containing protein, translating to MLNSIVTIICIALIAFILIWFFKKPEKSGQKAQQKKGYQEIRVEVKGGYTPELIILKKSVPARIVFDRKDPSPCLDQIVFPDFGVHADLPMGEEYVVEITPEQAGEFGFACGMNMMHGKMIVE from the coding sequence ATGTTAAATAGTATTGTAACCATTATTTGTATTGCCCTTATCGCGTTTATCTTGATTTGGTTTTTCAAAAAGCCTGAAAAATCTGGACAAAAGGCTCAGCAAAAAAAGGGCTACCAAGAGATTCGAGTGGAAGTCAAAGGGGGATATACGCCTGAGTTGATTATTCTTAAGAAATCAGTGCCAGCCCGTATTGTCTTTGACCGTAAGGACCCTTCACCCTGCCTAGATCAGATTGTTTTCCCAGATTTTGGAGTGCATGCGGACTTGCCTATGGGTGAAGAGTATGTAGTGGAAATCACACCTGAACAGGCTGGAGAGTTTGGCTTTGCATGTGGCATGAATATGATGCACGGCAAGATGATTGTAGAGTAG
- a CDS encoding heavy metal translocating P-type ATPase — MTEIVKASLENGIQKIRITAEKGYHPAHIQLQKGIPAEITFHRATPSNCYKEILFEEEGILEPIGVDEEKVIRFTPQELGKHEFSCGMKMQKGSYTVVEKTRKSLSLLQRFWITSIFTVPLVILMIGMLTGSISHQVMHWGTFLATTPIMLVAGGPYIQSAWASFKKHNANMDTLVALGTLVAYLYSLVALFAGLPVYFESAGFILFFVLLGAVFEEKMRKNTSQAVEKLLDLQAKTAEVLRDDSYVQVPLDQVKVGDLVRVRPGEKIAVDGVVVEGVSSIDESMVTGESLPVDKTVGDTVIGSTINNSGTLIFRAEKVGSETVLAQIVDFVKKAQTSRAPIQDLTDKISGIFVPAVVILGIVTFWVWFVLLRDSVVVLGASFVSSLLYGVAVLIIACPCALGLATPTALMVGTGRSAKMGVLLKNGTVLQEIQKVQTIVFDKTGTLTEGKPVVTDIIGDETEVLGLAASLEEASQHPLAEAVVKRASEAGLEFQTVENFQALHGKGVSGQIAGKQVLLGNAKMLDSMDISSAYQEKLEELEKEAKTVVFLAVDNEIKGLLALQDIPKENAKLAISQLKKRGLKTVMLTGDNAGVARAIADQIGIEEVIAGVLPEEKAHEIHKLQAAGKVAFVGDGINDAPALSVADVGIAMGAGTDIAIESADLVLTTNNLLGVVRAFDMSKKTFNRILLNLFWAFIYNVVGIPIAAGIFSGVGLALNPELAGLAMAFSSVSVLTSSLLLNFSKID; from the coding sequence ATGACTGAAATTGTGAAAGCAAGCCTGGAAAATGGCATTCAAAAAATCCGTATCACAGCTGAAAAAGGCTATCACCCAGCCCATATCCAGCTCCAAAAAGGGATTCCCGCTGAAATTACCTTTCATCGTGCCACCCCTTCAAACTGTTACAAGGAAATTCTTTTTGAAGAAGAAGGCATCTTGGAACCAATCGGAGTAGACGAGGAAAAGGTCATTCGTTTTACACCTCAAGAGTTGGGGAAACATGAATTCTCATGTGGAATGAAGATGCAAAAGGGAAGTTATACCGTAGTTGAGAAGACTCGAAAATCTTTATCACTTTTACAGCGTTTTTGGATTACCAGTATCTTTACTGTGCCTCTTGTGATTCTCATGATTGGGATGTTGACAGGCAGCATTAGTCACCAAGTCATGCATTGGGGAACCTTTCTAGCCACAACGCCTATTATGTTAGTAGCAGGTGGTCCTTATATCCAAAGCGCTTGGGCCAGCTTTAAAAAACACAATGCCAATATGGATACCTTGGTTGCTTTGGGAACTCTAGTGGCTTATCTCTATAGTCTAGTTGCCCTCTTTGCTGGTCTCCCTGTCTACTTTGAAAGTGCTGGATTTATCCTCTTCTTCGTTCTTTTGGGGGCAGTTTTTGAAGAGAAAATGAGGAAAAATACTTCCCAAGCTGTGGAGAAACTACTGGATTTGCAGGCTAAAACAGCGGAAGTCTTGCGTGATGATAGCTATGTTCAAGTTCCCTTGGACCAAGTCAAGGTAGGCGACCTGGTTCGAGTGCGTCCAGGTGAAAAGATTGCAGTTGATGGTGTCGTAGTGGAAGGTGTGTCCAGCATAGATGAATCCATGGTGACAGGTGAGAGCCTGCCAGTGGACAAGACAGTTGGAGATACTGTCATTGGCTCAACTATCAATAATAGCGGAACGCTTATTTTTAGGGCAGAAAAGGTTGGCTCAGAGACTGTTTTGGCACAGATTGTAGACTTTGTAAAGAAAGCTCAGACTAGCCGCGCACCGATTCAGGACTTGACGGATAAGATTTCAGGGATTTTTGTCCCAGCAGTTGTCATTTTAGGAATCGTGACCTTTTGGGTTTGGTTCGTTTTGCTCAGGGATAGTGTAGTCGTGCTTGGAGCTAGCTTTGTGTCTTCTCTTCTCTATGGAGTTGCGGTTTTGATTATTGCCTGCCCTTGTGCCTTGGGTCTTGCAACACCGACAGCTCTTATGGTAGGGACAGGACGCAGTGCCAAAATGGGGGTTCTTCTCAAAAATGGAACAGTCTTACAGGAAATTCAGAAAGTCCAAACTATTGTGTTTGATAAGACAGGGACTTTGACGGAAGGAAAACCAGTGGTCACTGATATCATTGGCGATGAGACAGAAGTGCTCGGCTTAGCTGCCTCCTTGGAAGAAGCTTCTCAACACCCACTGGCTGAGGCTGTTGTCAAGAGAGCAAGTGAAGCTGGACTTGAGTTTCAAACTGTCGAAAATTTCCAAGCCTTGCACGGAAAAGGTGTTTCAGGGCAAATAGCTGGGAAACAAGTCTTACTTGGAAATGCTAAAATGCTAGATAGTATGGATATTTCCAGCGCTTATCAGGAAAAACTAGAAGAACTAGAAAAAGAAGCTAAGACAGTTGTTTTCTTGGCTGTTGATAATGAAATCAAAGGCTTGCTTGCTTTGCAAGATATTCCCAAGGAAAATGCTAAGCTAGCCATCAGTCAGTTGAAAAAACGTGGTCTTAAAACAGTCATGCTGACAGGAGATAATGCTGGTGTGGCGCGTGCTATTGCAGATCAAATCGGAATCGAAGAGGTCATTGCAGGCGTCCTACCAGAAGAAAAAGCCCATGAAATCCATAAACTACAAGCAGCTGGGAAAGTAGCCTTTGTTGGTGATGGCATCAATGATGCTCCTGCCCTCAGTGTAGCAGATGTGGGGATTGCTATGGGAGCTGGAACGGATATCGCCATCGAGTCAGCAGATTTAGTGTTGACAACTAATAACCTCCTAGGAGTGGTTCGTGCCTTTGACATGAGTAAGAAAACCTTTAACCGTATTCTGCTCAATCTTTTCTGGGCCTTTATCTACAATGTCGTCGGAATTCCGATTGCAGCAGGAATCTTTTCTGGTGTTGGATTGGCCCTCAATCCAGAACTGGCGGGTCTAGCCATGGCCTTTAGTTCTGTATCTGTTCTGACCAGTTCACTCTTACTAAACTTTAGTAAAATAGACTAA